The following is a genomic window from Nocardioides thalensis.
TGCCGGCCGGGCTGGCGCTCGACCGCCCGGAGCGCGGCCCACAGGCCGGTGAAGCCGCCGCCGACGACGACCAGGTCGGTGTCGGCGTCCGCGCGCAGCGGCGGTCGCGGCTCGGGGCGTGTCGGGGTGTCGAGCCACAGCGGTTGCAGCACCGAGCCGGCGAGGGGGTCCACGTCGCGGATGCTAGACGGTCGACCCGAGTGCCCTCGCATCGTTTCCGGCACCGGCGCTACCGTTCACGCCATGGCAGCGGAGATCGACGTCGAGGCCCCGCCCAGCGGCAGCGGCTGCGCCGACTGCGACGCCCACGAGCCGCCGGGCTGGTGGGTCCACCTGCGCCGGTGCGCGACGTGCGGGCACGTCGGCTGCTGCGACTCCTCGCCGGCGCAGCACGCGACCGCCCATGCGCGCGCGACCGGCCACCGCTACGTCCAGAGCTTCGAGCCCGGCGAGGACTGGTTCTGGGACTACGAGGAGGAGCAGGCGTTCGACGGCCCTGCCCTCGCGCCGCCGACGTCCCACCCCGACGACCAGCCCGCGCCCGGCCCGAAGGGACGCGTGCCGCTCGACTGGCGGCAGCACATCCACTGACCCGCCAATCCCGCCGACACGGCCGCAGATCCCCGGCGGTCGCCTGCTGCGCCGATAGCGTCACCGCTCGAGAGGCCAGGCGAGCAGGAGGGACCGACCGTGGGGTCAGCGGCGCGACCTCTGCGATGGGCGGGCCCGCCGCCCCTCCTCATCCTGGTCACGATCGCCGCCTTCGTGCTGCTCCCGCTGATCAGCGACGCGGGCTCCGCCCCACCCGCACGCGGTGACGCCCAGGCCGAGCTGGTCGGTACGACGTCCGCGCCCGACCGTGTGGAGCGCGCACCGGACCGCGAGCCGCCGACGGGACCCGGCACCGCCGACGAGCCGAAGCCGCGGAAGAAGCCCGAGCCGAAGCCCCGTCCGGAGGTCATCGGCGTCGCGAGCGTCAACCAGTGGGCGCAGCTGCCGGGCGACCAGATCCGCGCCGACGCGCTGTCCTTGGTCGCTCGCGACGAGATCGACGTGATCGGGTGGCAGGAGGCCGACGACAGCCGGCCGGTCTTCGCGACGCTCGCCGACCGCGGCTGGGACACCCGGCAGTTCTCCGGCGCCGCCGGTTCCCTGGCGGTGTCGTGGCGGCGGGCGAAGTTCGAGCTGGTCTCGGCGGACTCCCGGCGGGTCGCCTACGGCGTGGACTACACGATGGGCCAGTACCCGTTCCCCCCGCGCTTCGTCCAGCGGGTCACGCTGCGGCACCGGTCGAGCGGCGAGCAGCTGACGGTGATCAACACCCACCTCCCGCACAAGATCGAGGACCTCGACCGACCCGGTGAGTGGCTCGGCACGAGCAACGCCGCCCGCGCCCGCTTCCAGCTCGCCCGGATGAAGCGCGACTGGCGCACCGCACCGGGCCGGTGGGTCGTCGGCACGGGCGACTACAACTTCGACGCCCGCTCCGACGCGCGGCACCGGCCGCACGACGGCGTGCGCGACGCGCTCGGCGAGTACGCCGTCTCGTCGTACGCCGCGCTCGGCCTCGACGGGCTGGGGGCGTCGCACCCCCCGACGGGCCGCTACATCGACTACGTCCACGCGTCCCGTGGCGCCCTGCACCGAGGCGAGCTGGAGTTCGTGCGGCACCGGATGGTCGGCGGCCTCTACACCGACCACAACGCGGTGCTGGCGCGGATCAGGCTCCGCTGACGGCGGCCACCCGCCGGAGCTCCACCGGGACGCCGCTCACGGCCGCCGTGCCGGTCGGCTCGTCGACGAACCGGTCGTCGGTGAGCAGGTTGGTGTTGACGCCGGGCCGCCCGGAGGCCACGGTCAGCCGGGTGCCGGCGACGTCGTGGCCCCAGCCGTGCGGCAGGCTCACGACGCCGGGCGCGACGTCGTCGGTGACCTCGACCTCGACGGACAGCCGGCCGGTGCGCGTCTCGAGCTCGGCGAGGTCGCCGTGCTCGAGCCCCAGCCGTCGCGCGTCGTCGGGGTTGACCTGCGCGGTGCAGTCGTTGCCCGTGCGGTTGAGGGTCTTCACGTTGTGCATCCAGGAGTTGTTGGAGCGCAGGTGGCGCCGACCGACCAGGACCAGCCTCCGGTCCGGCGCTTCGTCGAGCACCGCGCGGAGCCGCGGCAGGTCCGCGACGACCGGCGCCGGCGCGAGCTCGACCATCCCGCTCGCGGTCGACAGCACGCCGGGCAGCCGGGGCCGCAGCTCGCCGAGGTCCATGCCGTGCGGCCGGTCGCGCAGCTCGGCGAGGGTCAGCGAGTAGGGCCCGGCCTTGAGCAGCACGTCGAGCATCCGCTCCGGCCCCTCCAGCGAGTGGTCGGGCTCCACCCGGTTGAGCGCGCCGACGGCGTCGGCCAGCTGGCGATCGAGCTCGGCGATCCGAGCGGGGTCGCGCGGATCGCCCGCACCGGCGGCGATCGAGGCGAGCCGGAGCATCGTCTTCCACTCGGGCGGCAAGTCGCTGTCGACGACCGGCGCGGAGTAGCGCGCCACGTTGCGGACGGCGTACTGGAAGAGCAGGACGTCGTAGTGCGAGCGCTCGAGCGGAGTCGGCCCCGGCAGCACGACGTCGGCATGCCGGGTGGTCTCGTTGAGGTAGACGTCGACGCTGACCATCAGGTCGAGCGACTCCAGCGCCCGACCGAGGTGACCGGAGTTGGGCACGCTCAGCGCCGGGTTGCCGCTGAGCGTGAACAGCGCGCGCACCTGGCCGGGCCCCGGCGTGAGGATCTCCTCGGCCAGCGTGACCACCGGCAGCTCGCCCATCACCTCCGGACGACCGGAGACCCGGCTCGACCAGCGGCCGTGGGTGAACGGCCGGCGCGGGCCGGGGCGGGTGTTGGGCTGGCCGGCGGCCGCCAGCGGGAACATCAGCCCGCCCGGCCGGTCGAGGTTGCCGGTCACGACCGCGAGCACCTCGACCAGCCAGCTCGCGAGGGTGCCGAACCGCTGGGCGGTCGTGCCGAGCCGGCCGTAGACGACGGCCCGCTCGG
Proteins encoded in this region:
- a CDS encoding UBP-type zinc finger domain-containing protein, producing MAAEIDVEAPPSGSGCADCDAHEPPGWWVHLRRCATCGHVGCCDSSPAQHATAHARATGHRYVQSFEPGEDWFWDYEEEQAFDGPALAPPTSHPDDQPAPGPKGRVPLDWRQHIH
- a CDS encoding molybdopterin-dependent oxidoreductase, whose amino-acid sequence is MEPRTAHTTCPLCEASCGLTVTLDPAGIRVRGNDHDVLSDGFLCPKGASLGVLHEDPDRLRTPLVRRDGVLVEATWDEAFAEIEARLGPLVEEHGRDAVAVYFGNPTAHQLGASLYLRPLIKALGTRNVFSAGSVDQIPKTFATGYLYGDAATIPVPDLDRTDYLLMIGADPLVSNGSLMTAPDMPRRLARIKERGTVVVVDPRRTRTARAASRHVPIRPGTDALLLAAMLHVVLDEGLADAGPAAPYVSGMEALPALVADFEPERVAPHTGIDADTIRQLARELATAERAVVYGRLGTTAQRFGTLASWLVEVLAVVTGNLDRPGGLMFPLAAAGQPNTRPGPRRPFTHGRWSSRVSGRPEVMGELPVVTLAEEILTPGPGQVRALFTLSGNPALSVPNSGHLGRALESLDLMVSVDVYLNETTRHADVVLPGPTPLERSHYDVLLFQYAVRNVARYSAPVVDSDLPPEWKTMLRLASIAAGAGDPRDPARIAELDRQLADAVGALNRVEPDHSLEGPERMLDVLLKAGPYSLTLAELRDRPHGMDLGELRPRLPGVLSTASGMVELAPAPVVADLPRLRAVLDEAPDRRLVLVGRRHLRSNNSWMHNVKTLNRTGNDCTAQVNPDDARRLGLEHGDLAELETRTGRLSVEVEVTDDVAPGVVSLPHGWGHDVAGTRLTVASGRPGVNTNLLTDDRFVDEPTGTAAVSGVPVELRRVAAVSGA